The Deltaproteobacteria bacterium genome segment TGGCCGAGGACGCGCAGCGCGGCCGCATCTACCTCCCGCGCGCCGACCTGCGCCGCTTCGGCTGCCGCGAGGAGGACGTGCTGGTCGGCCACTGCACCGAGGCGTTCCGGCAGGTGATGGCGTTCGAGTGCGCGCGCGCGGGCGAGCACTACGGCCGGGCGCGCTTCCTCCTCGCCGAGGAGGACCGGCAGTCGCTCGCGCCGGCGGAGGCGATGCGCTTGATCTACGAGCAACTCCTCCGCCGCATCATGTTCCGGCACTACGACGTCTTCGGGCCGAAGGTGCGCCTCACGCGACCGGAGAAGGCGGGCCTCGCGGTCGCAGCCTGGGTGCGTCCGCACCTGAGCTTCTACTACTGGCTCGCGGGATGACGGCCCGCCGCGTGGTCGTGGTGGGCGGCGGCTTCGCGGGCCTCGCGGCGGCGGTGCGGCTCGGGCGCGGGGGCGCGCAGGTGACGCTCCTCGAGCGCCGGCCGTTCCTCGGCGGGCGCGCCTACTCCTTCGCCGACCCGGCGACGGGCGAGGTGGTGGACAACGGGCCGCACGCGCTCATGGGCGCGTACACCGAAGCGCTCGACTTCCTCCGCGAGATCGGCGCGTCGGCGAAGCTCCGCGTGCAGCCGCGGCTTCGCGTGGCGCTCGCGCACCCGGAGCTGGGCGTCGGGGAGGTCGCCGCGCCGCCCGTGCCGGGGCCGCTCCAGGCGCCGCTGGCGCTCCTTCGCTACCGGCTGCTCGCGCCCGGCGACCGCGTTCGGCTCCTGGCCGGCGCGCTGCGCCTGACCGCGCGGGACAGAGCGCTCGCGGGGCGGACCGTGGCCCAGGCGCTCGCCGACGTCGGGCAGTCGCGCGCAGCCTGCGAACGCTTCTGGCATCCGCTCGCGATCGCGACGCTCAACGAGGCGCCCGAGATGGCGGCCGCGGCGCCGTTCGCCGCCGTCCTCCGCCGCGCCTTCTTCGCCGGCGCGCGCGCCGCGCGCTTCGCCCTCGCGGCCGTGCCGCTCTCGGAGCTCTACACCGCCGATGCGCGCCACGCGATCGAGGCCGCGGGCGGGAGCGTCGTGACCGGCGCGGCCGTGGCCTCGCTCGCGCTCGAGGCCGAGCACGCCCGGGCGGTCCTGCTGCGCGACGGCCGCCGCGTCGACGCGGACGCCGTCATCCTCGCCGTGCCGTGCGCCGCGCTGCTGCGCCTGCTGCCGCCCGCGCTGCGCGCTGCGCCGCCCTTCCGCGCCCTCGCCGCCGTCGGCACCTCGCCGATCGTGAGCGTGCACCTGTGGCTCGACCGGCCGGTTG includes the following:
- a CDS encoding FAD-dependent oxidoreductase encodes the protein MTARRVVVVGGGFAGLAAAVRLGRGGAQVTLLERRPFLGGRAYSFADPATGEVVDNGPHALMGAYTEALDFLREIGASAKLRVQPRLRVALAHPELGVGEVAAPPVPGPLQAPLALLRYRLLAPGDRVRLLAGALRLTARDRALAGRTVAQALADVGQSRAACERFWHPLAIATLNEAPEMAAAAPFAAVLRRAFFAGARAARFALAAVPLSELYTADARHAIEAAGGSVVTGAAVASLALEAEHARAVLLRDGRRVDADAVILAVPCAALLRLLPPALRAAPPFRALAAVGTSPIVSVHLWLDRPVGWGSSFLGLLGGRAQWLFDCGPARDGGRRVASVTSGARFWNDASDEAIAAEVLADAGAVLPALRAARCTRALVVRERHATISLTPAADAVRPRVTTPLANLFLAGDWVQTGLPATIEGAVQAGREAAGRALGAPLVRARAEAARRAGVG